Within the Opitutales bacterium genome, the region TGCAGTCCAAATGGGGCTGATCTACGTCAACCCAGAAGGCCCTAACGGCAATCCGGATCCACAAGAAGCCGCTCATGATATTCGCGATACGTTTGGGCGCATGGCGATGAATGACGAAGAGACCGTAGCGCTGATCGCAGGCGGACACACCTTCGGCAAAGGCCATGGAGCCGGACCGGCCGATAACGTCCAAGAAGACCCTGAAGCCGCTTCTCTGGAGAATCAGGGATTTGGATGGAACAACAAATTTGGAACAGGCAAAGGGGGCGATACCATCACTAGCGGCCTTGAGGTTACCTGGACGCAAACCCCGGCCCAGTGGGGCCATGGCTATTTCACAAACCTCTTCGAAAACGAATGGGAACTGACCAAAAGCCCGGCAGGGGCACATATCTGGGTAGCTAAGGATGCAGAAGCAACAATTCCCGATGCGCATAATCCGGCTATCATGCATAAGCCTACCATGCTGACCACAGACCTGTCTCTGCGCATTGACCCAGAATACAAAAAAATCTCAGAGCGCTTTTACAAAAATCCTGATGAGTTTGCCGATGCCTATGCCCGTGCATGGTTCAAACTGACTCACCGAGACATGGGCCCCCGCTCCCTTTATCGAGGTCCAGAGGTGCCCGAAGAAGTGCTGATTTGGCAAGATCCCTTGCCCGCTGTGGAACATGAATTGGTTTCCGATTCAGATATTTCTGAGCTTAAAGAAGCGATTGCTCAGTCTGGATTAAGCATCGCGCGCTTGGTGAGCACTGCTTGGGCCTCTGCATCGACCTTCCGCGGTTCAGACAAACGGGGTGGGGCGAACGGAGCCCGGATACGTCTAGCACCTCAGAAAGACTGGGAGGTGAACGAGCCCGTGAAACTTGCCCAGGCATTGGAGCGACTCGAAGCTATTCAGAATGACTTCAACTCTAAGCAAGAGGGCAGAAAGCGGATCTCTTTGGCGGATTTGATTGTCCTCGCCGGTGGCGTGGGGATCGAACTGGCAGCAACGAAGGCAGGGAAATCGATCACAGTGCCATTTACTCCGGGTAGAACGGATGCGAGTGAGGATCAAACCGACGCTGCATCGTTCGAGCCTCTTGAGCCCAAAGCAGATGGCTTTCGTAACTATCTTGGAGCCCGTTTCTCCGTGCCAGCCGAACATCTATTGATTGATCGCGCACAGTTGCTTACCCTGTCAGCGCCTGAGTTGACTGTTCTTGCCGGCGGCCTTCGCGTCCTCGAAGTGCAGGTGGGTGATGAAAAACATGGGGTGCTTACGAAGAGGCCAGGGACCCTGAGTAACGACTTCTTCGTAAATCTCCTCAGCATGCAATACGAGTGGAAGCAAGTCTCTCCCTGCGGCAACGCGTTTGCTGCCGTAGATCGTGATTCGGGTGCCTACGTCTGGTCAGGCACGCGCACAGATCTCGTCTTTGGATCAAATTCTATCCTGCGAGCCGTGGCCGAAGTCTACGCTAGTTCCGACGGTGAAGATAAGTTCATAGAAGACTTTGTCTCTGCTTGGACCAAGGTGATGAACCTGGATCGGTTCGACATCTAGCACGCCTTCCTCCTCCCAAAATCGGCTGGTTGTTCTACCGCTTTGAATGATGTCATGGGGCTTTGTGCCCGATTGATATTTCCCAAATGTAGAGCAACTCAGCCTCCTTATATCGATGTCTCGGCAATTCGTCCCGTGGCAATCGCTCTCGCGATCAGCCTACAGAGCCGATCTCTATTACGTAATCCGGTTTAGAAGGGTGGGGACGGTTTGCCAAAGCGTCTGCGTTTGTTGGGTCAATAAGTTCTTTTGTCTCAGATCATTCGCTTGGTGCAATTGAAAGGACGGGGAGTTTTTCCAGGTGTCGCTCCTCGGCTCCATTGGTTGTAGTTGAGGTGCTCTGTCGCCTCGACCCCTACGGTGTGGATCGAAGCAACGGCCCGCGCCCCGACAGAGCGGCGCGACTACAACAAATGCAACTGGGGACACGTCCCCGAAGTTTCAATTAGGCCCTAATTCGGTTGGTGGTAGCCAGAGGGGATTCGTCAGATTAAGTAGATATTTAGAGATCTAATACTCCAATGATGTCATTGGGCTTAGAGTAGTTGCGAAATACGTGCTCAATGCCAAGTTGCTCGAGTTGGTTTATTCGCCTCCCAATACCGATCATGGGAATTCCGAGAGATTAACAGGCGACCACATCCCAAGGGGCATCTCCGAAATAGACCACTTCGGTCAGTTCCGACTGGGCCCGTTGAGTCGCCAATCGGATTATGTCGGTTCTTTTTGGAGTGTCGCTCGACGTGGCATGGGCATAAGCACTCAATTCGATTCCACAACAGGCTAATTTGAACTCCGCCTCTGTATCGAACCCACCCGTCGCGAATGCAATGCGATACCCATAATCATCAGAGAGTTGTTTCATAAAGTCGACTGCGCCAGGTAGCGGGCTGAAGTCCCCAGGGTGGTGTGGCTGTTTTTCTTTCAGAAGCTGAACAAAACGCTCTTTAAAGCGAGTTTCGCGAATGCCAA harbors:
- a CDS encoding HAD family hydrolase — its product is MLAIFDIDGTICDTQDIEGICYAQAYSGVFNQSLETVDWSKFEDPTSAGIIRSLCGNMSDFGIRETRFKERFVQLLKEKQPHHPGDFSPLPGAVDFMKQLSDDYGYRIAFATGGFDTEAEFKLACCGIELSAYAHATSSDTPKRTDIIRLATQRAQSELTEVVYFGDAPWDVVAC
- the katG gene encoding catalase/peroxidase HPI gives rise to the protein MSEESKCPFMKAASPGAGTTNQDWWPNRLRVDLLHQHGSSSNPMGDDFDYGLAFDSIDYDALKADLTTLMTDSKDWWPADFGHYGPLFVRMAWHSAGTYRTADGRGGGGRGQQRFAPLNSWPDNGNLDKARRLLWPIKEKYGHKISWADLYILAGNVAMESMGFKTFGFSGGRTDTWAPDEDVYWGSEHTWLSGEERYADQKEGERDLENPLAAVQMGLIYVNPEGPNGNPDPQEAAHDIRDTFGRMAMNDEETVALIAGGHTFGKGHGAGPADNVQEDPEAASLENQGFGWNNKFGTGKGGDTITSGLEVTWTQTPAQWGHGYFTNLFENEWELTKSPAGAHIWVAKDAEATIPDAHNPAIMHKPTMLTTDLSLRIDPEYKKISERFYKNPDEFADAYARAWFKLTHRDMGPRSLYRGPEVPEEVLIWQDPLPAVEHELVSDSDISELKEAIAQSGLSIARLVSTAWASASTFRGSDKRGGANGARIRLAPQKDWEVNEPVKLAQALERLEAIQNDFNSKQEGRKRISLADLIVLAGGVGIELAATKAGKSITVPFTPGRTDASEDQTDAASFEPLEPKADGFRNYLGARFSVPAEHLLIDRAQLLTLSAPELTVLAGGLRVLEVQVGDEKHGVLTKRPGTLSNDFFVNLLSMQYEWKQVSPCGNAFAAVDRDSGAYVWSGTRTDLVFGSNSILRAVAEVYASSDGEDKFIEDFVSAWTKVMNLDRFDI